From the Lolium rigidum isolate FL_2022 chromosome 2, APGP_CSIRO_Lrig_0.1, whole genome shotgun sequence genome, one window contains:
- the LOC124685874 gene encoding uncharacterized protein LOC124685874 isoform X3 translates to MSSLLRSPATRRALSAVSTRGPQGASFRRAPSVAAPAFGGEWGATVRRGLAFPTLPRRHLGGPPLPGVQATTPSPAQVDQLRQSMKQLKDTVDKGFVIYGSVRLVVEDCKPEGVFRQWSRLYSVILLLLLVERMIK, encoded by the exons ATGTCGTCTCTGCTGCGCTCGCCGGCCACCCGCCGCGCTCTCTCGGCGGTCTCAACGAGAGGACCACAGGGGGCTTCCTTCCGCCGTGCCCCTTCGGTGGCAGCCCCCGCCTTCGGAGGAGAGTGGGGAGCCACCGTTCGCCGAGGTCTCGCGTTCCCGACcttgccgcgccgccacctcggcGGACCTCCTCTGCCCggcgtccaagccactactccttCCCCCGCCCAG GTCGATCAGTTACGTCAGAGTATGAAGCAACTAAAGGATACTGTGGATAAAGGATTTGTTATATATGGATCCGTCAGACT TGTTGTCGAGGACTGCAAGCCAGAAGGTGTTTTTCGCCAGTGGTCACGGTTGTACAGTGTTATTCTTTTGCTTTTGCTTGTCGAACGAATGATCAAGTGA
- the LOC124685874 gene encoding uncharacterized protein LOC124685874 isoform X2 yields the protein MSSLLRSPATRRALSAVSTRGPQGASFRRAPSVAAPAFGGEWGATVRRGLAFPTLPRRHLGGPPLPGVQATTPSPAQVDQLRQSMKQLKDTVDKGFVIYGSVRLVVEDCKPEGVFRQWSRLYSVILLLLLVERMIKS from the exons ATGTCGTCTCTGCTGCGCTCGCCGGCCACCCGCCGCGCTCTCTCGGCGGTCTCAACGAGAGGACCACAGGGGGCTTCCTTCCGCCGTGCCCCTTCGGTGGCAGCCCCCGCCTTCGGAGGAGAGTGGGGAGCCACCGTTCGCCGAGGTCTCGCGTTCCCGACcttgccgcgccgccacctcggcGGACCTCCTCTGCCCggcgtccaagccactactccttCCCCCGCCCAG GTCGATCAGTTACGTCAGAGTATGAAGCAACTAAAGGATACTGTGGATAAAGGATTTGTTATATATGGATCCGTCAGACT TGTTGTCGAGGACTGCAAGCCAGAAGGTGTTTTTCGCCAGTGGTCACGGTTGTACAGTGTTATTCTTTTGCTTTTGCTTGTCGAACGAATGATCAA ATCTTAA
- the LOC124685874 gene encoding uncharacterized protein LOC124685874 isoform X1, with product MSSLLRSPATRRALSAVSTRGPQGASFRRAPSVAAPAFGGEWGATVRRGLAFPTLPRRHLGGPPLPGVQATTPSPAQVDQLRQSMKQLKDTVDKGFVIYGSVRLVVEDCKPEGVFRQWSRLYSVILLLLLVERMINVFTVSCRS from the exons ATGTCGTCTCTGCTGCGCTCGCCGGCCACCCGCCGCGCTCTCTCGGCGGTCTCAACGAGAGGACCACAGGGGGCTTCCTTCCGCCGTGCCCCTTCGGTGGCAGCCCCCGCCTTCGGAGGAGAGTGGGGAGCCACCGTTCGCCGAGGTCTCGCGTTCCCGACcttgccgcgccgccacctcggcGGACCTCCTCTGCCCggcgtccaagccactactccttCCCCCGCCCAG GTCGATCAGTTACGTCAGAGTATGAAGCAACTAAAGGATACTGTGGATAAAGGATTTGTTATATATGGATCCGTCAGACT TGTTGTCGAGGACTGCAAGCCAGAAGGTGTTTTTCGCCAGTGGTCACGGTTGTACAGTGTTATTCTTTTGCTTTTGCTTGTCGAACGAATGATCAA TGTCTTTACTGTCTCGTGCAGATCTTAA